Proteins encoded in a region of the Calditrichota bacterium genome:
- a CDS encoding HAMP domain-containing protein — MNELVLSHTRASFYGEDVFLMGIWGKDGLLNALKISSTWLGERVAIFPRLIGSFFQMLQEKFFALYAYLKNQFVSFPLRRKLSIIIGGVVFTVIVVLSLIFQQTEKRLLKSKLEEICNLTVQYLSSYDIKDNLLMNNYDEIKISVLYIKQKNITGLDYAWVMNRDGDCVAHTNIKFTESDRTYFSDKQKQFLLSIKDITQRETETHYEYYYPIFAMSKDASGQKKDVFLGVAGIGFSKDVALAPIKEAKKIIYTIAFLVTLGSILGIYFLSDRMVKQILELSEGARQIGRGNLNVKISVKSNDELGQLAREFNNMVMHLKEKLHMQKFVSPITRKMIKRYLFANDESVTSQNREVALLFSDVRDFSGFAQHHPPEIVVEVVNVYLDLQARIIERYDGAVDKFMGDQVMAVFEGVHRYENLIEAAVTIQKAIGELNETRNSENMQILTVGIGINVGHAVIGNIGSKDRMDYTVVGDAVNLASRFCDVAKSGQIITSFQLFQKIKPLYPAKNLGSIPIKGRDEPVEICEIHY, encoded by the coding sequence ATGAACGAGTTGGTTCTTTCACACACCAGAGCCAGCTTTTACGGGGAGGATGTGTTCCTTATGGGAATTTGGGGAAAAGATGGATTGTTAAACGCGCTCAAAATATCTTCTACGTGGTTGGGTGAGAGAGTCGCTATTTTTCCCAGACTGATTGGCTCCTTTTTTCAAATGCTGCAGGAAAAATTTTTCGCACTGTACGCCTATTTGAAAAATCAGTTCGTTTCGTTTCCATTGCGCAGAAAATTGAGCATCATTATTGGCGGCGTGGTTTTCACCGTCATTGTCGTGCTTAGCCTAATCTTTCAGCAAACCGAAAAACGACTGCTGAAATCTAAGCTCGAGGAAATCTGCAATTTGACTGTCCAATATCTTTCTTCTTATGACATCAAAGATAATCTGTTGATGAATAATTACGATGAAATCAAGATTTCCGTGTTGTACATCAAACAAAAAAATATCACGGGATTGGATTACGCTTGGGTGATGAATAGAGACGGCGATTGCGTCGCTCATACAAATATTAAATTTACAGAAAGCGACCGCACATATTTCAGCGACAAGCAAAAGCAGTTTTTGCTGTCCATCAAAGACATTACGCAAAGAGAGACAGAGACGCATTATGAGTATTATTATCCCATTTTTGCCATGAGCAAAGACGCCAGCGGCCAGAAAAAAGACGTATTTTTGGGAGTCGCCGGCATTGGTTTTTCCAAAGATGTGGCATTGGCGCCGATCAAAGAGGCGAAAAAAATAATTTACACTATTGCTTTCCTCGTCACGCTGGGTTCAATTTTGGGAATCTATTTCCTCTCCGACCGAATGGTGAAGCAGATTTTGGAATTATCCGAGGGGGCGCGGCAAATTGGCAGGGGAAACCTGAACGTCAAAATTTCCGTTAAATCAAATGACGAATTAGGGCAACTGGCGCGCGAATTTAATAACATGGTAATGCATCTTAAAGAAAAATTGCACATGCAAAAATTTGTGTCGCCGATTACGCGCAAAATGATCAAACGCTATCTTTTTGCCAACGATGAGTCCGTCACCAGTCAGAATCGAGAAGTGGCGCTGCTGTTTTCCGATGTGCGGGATTTTTCCGGTTTCGCCCAGCACCATCCGCCGGAGATCGTCGTTGAAGTCGTCAATGTCTATCTCGATTTGCAGGCGCGAATTATCGAACGCTACGACGGCGCCGTGGACAAATTTATGGGCGATCAGGTGATGGCAGTTTTCGAGGGTGTGCATCGCTACGAAAATTTAATCGAAGCGGCAGTGACGATTCAAAAAGCAATTGGAGAGCTTAACGAAACTCGAAACAGTGAAAATATGCAAATTCTCACTGTCGGCATAGGAATTAATGTCGGACATGCCGTTATCGGCAATATCGGCTCCAAAGACCGAATGGATTACACGGTGGTGGGCGACGCGGTGAATTTAGCATCGCGTTTCTGCGACGTTGCGAAATCCGGGCAAATTATCACTTCTTTTCAATTATTTCAAAAAATCAAGCCGCTGTACCCTGCTAAAAACTTAGGGTCGATTCCGATCAAAGGCAGGGATGAGCCTGTTGAAATATGCGAAATCCACTATTGA
- a CDS encoding sodium:solute symporter family protein, with protein sequence MFKLRIPDALIVLIYLAFVLYVGFQLWRKEKKSDATSFLLAGRRLTLPSFVATLVSTWYGGILGVGEYSYKYGISNWLVFGVPYYVAALIFGIFIAKKARSRQLFTIPDQLEKAYGKTVSLIGAFFVFVMTVPAAYILMLAVLFKFLFGFSLLVGLILGTTISTAYVIIGGFRSVVRTDIVQFSLMFLAFLILLPAAFFHYGGFSFLKANLPPTHLVWHGGLGAQSVIVWFFIALGTLIEPSFYQRCFAAENEKVAQRGIFFSVLFWVFFDFLTTFSGLYARAAFPHLKDPVTSYLVLGAHLLPPVIFGLFLAGLLATIMSTIDSYSFLAAMTFGRDFLWQLLPEKSDAKIKLYTRYGLILSGLLAIAIAYFAQSVIRIWKDLGSVGAPALVIPMAVSFFPRLKLRKYFALISIIGGGAISSAWLASRYLNHGRYFLNIEPIYPGLAFSMLVFSINYFWRKYRYSS encoded by the coding sequence ATGTTCAAATTGCGTATTCCTGACGCACTGATTGTCCTGATCTATCTGGCTTTTGTTCTTTACGTTGGATTTCAACTCTGGCGGAAAGAAAAAAAGAGCGACGCCACGTCCTTTCTGCTCGCCGGACGACGACTTACTCTTCCCTCTTTTGTCGCTACGCTCGTTTCCACATGGTACGGCGGGATTTTAGGTGTCGGGGAGTACTCGTACAAATACGGCATTTCCAACTGGCTCGTTTTCGGGGTTCCCTATTACGTCGCTGCGCTGATTTTCGGCATTTTTATTGCCAAAAAAGCGCGTTCCAGGCAGCTATTCACCATTCCGGATCAGTTAGAAAAAGCCTACGGCAAAACCGTTTCTCTGATCGGCGCTTTTTTTGTTTTCGTCATGACCGTGCCGGCGGCCTACATTTTGATGCTGGCAGTGCTCTTCAAATTTTTGTTTGGTTTCTCTTTGTTAGTGGGACTTATTTTAGGCACGACGATTTCCACGGCGTACGTTATCATCGGCGGTTTCCGCTCTGTGGTGCGCACCGACATCGTCCAATTCAGTCTCATGTTTCTCGCTTTTCTCATCTTGCTGCCGGCTGCTTTTTTCCATTACGGCGGATTTTCTTTTCTCAAAGCAAACCTGCCGCCGACTCATCTCGTCTGGCACGGTGGTCTGGGCGCGCAATCCGTCATTGTCTGGTTTTTTATCGCGCTGGGCACGCTCATCGAGCCCAGTTTTTACCAGCGCTGTTTTGCCGCTGAGAACGAAAAAGTGGCGCAGCGCGGAATCTTTTTCTCCGTATTATTCTGGGTTTTCTTCGATTTCCTGACCACTTTTTCCGGACTCTACGCGCGCGCCGCTTTTCCTCATTTGAAAGATCCGGTAACTTCGTACCTGGTGTTAGGCGCCCATTTGCTTCCCCCGGTCATCTTTGGGCTGTTTTTAGCAGGCTTGCTGGCGACGATCATGTCCACCATCGATAGTTATTCTTTTTTAGCAGCGATGACTTTCGGGAGAGATTTTTTGTGGCAATTGCTTCCTGAAAAAAGCGATGCAAAAATCAAACTTTACACGCGCTACGGACTTATTCTCAGCGGCCTGCTGGCAATCGCCATCGCTTATTTTGCACAGTCAGTAATCCGCATCTGGAAAGACCTGGGCTCCGTCGGCGCTCCCGCATTAGTAATTCCCATGGCCGTCAGTTTTTTCCCGCGCTTGAAGCTCCGAAAATACTTTGCTCTCATTTCCATCATCGGCGGCGGCGCAATCTCGTCGGCGTGGCTCGCAAGTCGTTACCTAAACCACGGCCGCTATTTTTTAAACATTGAACCCATTTATCCGGGATTGGCTTTTTCGATGCTCGTTTTCTCGATTAATTACTTTTGGCGAAAATACCGTTATAGTTCATAA
- a CDS encoding ATP-binding protein has translation MAIEDCNHYEMTIPSDANRIKDVEKITARIAKHMNFSEDDKDSLAIAVTEIVGNAISHGNRNDLQKHVVITFDYCNGTIIVHIQDEGEGFDENEIDNPLDPENLLKESGRGIFIVRALIDEISISRDKKGTVVRLVKKASPKK, from the coding sequence TTGGCAATTGAAGATTGCAACCATTATGAGATGACCATTCCCAGCGACGCGAATCGAATAAAAGACGTCGAAAAGATAACCGCGCGAATCGCGAAGCACATGAATTTCAGCGAGGATGACAAAGATAGTCTTGCCATAGCGGTGACGGAAATCGTGGGCAATGCCATTTCCCACGGCAATCGGAATGACTTGCAAAAACACGTGGTAATTACTTTTGATTATTGCAACGGCACTATCATCGTTCACATTCAAGACGAAGGCGAAGGTTTCGATGAAAACGAAATTGACAACCCTCTCGATCCGGAAAATCTGCTCAAAGAAAGCGGACGCGGCATTTTTATCGTCCGTGCCTTGATCGATGAAATTAGCATCAGTCGCGACAAGAAAGGCACTGTCGTTCGCCTGGTGAAAAAAGCAAGCCCCAAAAAATAA
- a CDS encoding TonB-dependent receptor, which yields MKPTQKLLVRYFLSGALLFLFSANLFSQVTEISGTVKDKISGHALAGANVVVEGTGSGAMTDQNGKFRLDIPDGKYVISVSFIGYEIAKKSVEISGQPLPLNFALKPTVIPGQEVVVTGTRAVARKTPVAFVDVPRTEIQQRYWAQDVPMLLSEVPGIYAYSDAGNGIGYTYLKIRGFDQKRVSVMINGIPLNDPEDHQVYWVDMPDLLASVHDVQIQRGVGSSLYGTSSFGGTVNIQTTQLNMPRQILATTGFGSYNTQKYSLNLHSGLIDNQYAISARFSKVTTDGYRDNSAVDMWSYFLSAARYTLNTSTFINIYGGSELTHAAWEASPESELKKNHRHNPYTYKNAVDNFSQPHYELHHQWSISDNLSWNNSLYYIHGEGYYENFKSNKKLYDFGLEPFYLPDSTLVKRTNLVRQKWVEKNHRGVISKLDWEHKNGSFSAGIDGYLFDSNHWGKIVWAAQLPPGTNPEDNYYQYGGDKKMITFFVHELYRLNKKTTLMADLNWQLQKYQFEQKEVGHFRGADRHFYEVKYSFFNPRVGVNYNMTEKINVFANISTAHREPSDDDLFDIWQGPDDIGVAPLFSKADTVKKANGKVDHLQWSEPLTKPESLLDFELGAGYSGSEVKFKLNAYWMDFRNEIVPYSQVDKDGFPIKGNADHTTHRGVEGNFALKLGKGFTLSGAAALSQNYFKKFTQYEAEYDADWNFVGTKKIDFNGKTIAGFPGTMANLRLSYNNGGFASHIFFQLIGKQYLDNNELDERSISAYSLLNLYFSYRLQNFLGLSGLKFNFWLNNALDKKYETAGYYDSWYGENYLWPGAERNFFVGIETEL from the coding sequence ATGAAACCAACCCAAAAACTTCTCGTACGCTATTTCCTGTCTGGCGCATTGCTTTTTTTATTTTCCGCCAATCTATTTTCTCAGGTCACAGAAATCAGTGGCACAGTTAAAGACAAAATCAGCGGACATGCGCTCGCCGGCGCTAATGTCGTCGTAGAAGGCACGGGTTCCGGCGCCATGACTGACCAGAACGGAAAATTCCGCCTGGATATTCCGGACGGCAAATATGTCATCAGCGTCAGTTTCATCGGCTACGAAATTGCTAAAAAATCTGTTGAAATCAGCGGACAACCATTGCCGTTGAATTTTGCCCTCAAACCGACCGTTATTCCCGGGCAGGAAGTCGTCGTTACTGGCACGAGAGCAGTAGCGCGCAAAACGCCGGTGGCATTTGTCGACGTGCCGCGGACTGAAATTCAGCAACGATATTGGGCACAAGACGTACCCATGTTGCTATCCGAGGTGCCTGGAATTTACGCCTATTCCGACGCCGGAAACGGCATTGGCTACACCTATTTGAAAATCCGCGGCTTCGACCAAAAGCGCGTGTCTGTGATGATCAACGGCATTCCTCTGAACGATCCGGAAGATCATCAGGTGTACTGGGTCGACATGCCTGATCTGCTCGCTTCGGTGCACGATGTCCAAATTCAGCGCGGCGTCGGGAGTTCGCTGTACGGGACTTCATCTTTTGGCGGTACAGTCAATATTCAGACCACGCAACTGAACATGCCGCGCCAAATTTTAGCAACGACCGGCTTTGGCAGTTACAACACACAAAAGTATTCGCTTAATTTGCACTCCGGGCTCATTGACAACCAGTACGCAATTTCAGCGAGATTTTCCAAAGTAACCACCGACGGCTATCGCGACAATTCCGCGGTGGACATGTGGTCCTATTTTCTCAGCGCTGCCAGGTACACGCTGAATACCAGCACTTTCATCAACATCTACGGCGGGTCTGAGTTGACTCACGCGGCATGGGAAGCCTCGCCGGAAAGTGAACTCAAAAAAAACCACCGTCACAATCCGTATACTTACAAAAACGCCGTGGACAATTTCTCTCAACCGCATTACGAATTGCATCATCAGTGGTCAATTTCTGACAATTTAAGCTGGAACAATTCGCTTTATTACATTCACGGTGAAGGATATTATGAAAATTTTAAATCAAACAAAAAATTGTATGATTTTGGTTTAGAGCCATTTTATTTGCCAGATTCCACGCTGGTCAAGCGCACCAACCTCGTCCGCCAGAAATGGGTCGAAAAAAATCACCGAGGCGTCATCTCCAAATTGGATTGGGAACACAAAAATGGCTCTTTCAGCGCTGGCATTGACGGTTATCTATTTGACAGCAACCACTGGGGAAAAATTGTCTGGGCGGCACAACTGCCACCCGGGACAAATCCGGAAGACAATTATTACCAATACGGTGGTGACAAAAAAATGATCACTTTTTTTGTGCACGAACTCTACCGGCTCAATAAAAAGACCACGCTCATGGCTGACCTGAACTGGCAGTTGCAAAAATATCAGTTTGAGCAAAAAGAAGTCGGGCATTTCCGCGGCGCCGATCGCCATTTCTACGAAGTGAAATATTCATTTTTCAATCCGCGCGTCGGCGTCAATTACAACATGACCGAAAAAATCAATGTTTTTGCCAACATCTCCACCGCGCACCGCGAGCCGTCGGACGACGACCTTTTTGACATCTGGCAAGGGCCGGATGACATCGGCGTCGCGCCACTTTTTTCAAAGGCAGATACCGTCAAAAAAGCAAACGGCAAAGTGGATCATCTGCAATGGAGCGAACCGCTCACCAAGCCGGAATCGCTGCTGGATTTCGAGCTCGGCGCCGGCTACTCAGGCAGTGAAGTCAAATTTAAACTGAACGCCTACTGGATGGATTTCCGCAACGAAATTGTTCCCTACAGTCAGGTTGACAAAGACGGTTTCCCCATCAAAGGCAATGCCGACCACACAACGCATCGGGGAGTCGAAGGAAATTTCGCTTTGAAATTAGGCAAAGGATTTACGTTATCAGGAGCTGCCGCATTGAGTCAAAATTATTTTAAAAAATTTACTCAATACGAAGCCGAATACGATGCTGATTGGAATTTTGTGGGAACAAAAAAAATCGATTTCAACGGCAAAACCATCGCCGGCTTTCCGGGAACAATGGCTAACCTGAGGCTGTCTTACAATAACGGCGGATTTGCCAGCCATATTTTCTTTCAACTTATCGGCAAACAGTATCTGGACAACAACGAACTTGACGAACGCTCCATTTCTGCCTATTCACTGTTGAATCTTTATTTCTCTTATCGCTTACAAAATTTTCTGGGACTGAGCGGATTGAAATTCAACTTCTGGCTGAACAACGCGCTCGACAAAAAATATGAAACCGCCGGTTACTACGATAGTTGGTACGGTGAAAATTACCTCTGGCCTGGCGCCGAACGGAATTTCTTTGTCGGAATTGAGACGGAACTATAA
- a CDS encoding tetratricopeptide repeat protein: MKRIFTIQLLLCWALFQSQLFSQTNFSEFVPGAASKALGGSAIAFPGDASVVMWNPAALTMMLSDQVLLNVNDRSQIDFLGFTRFFPPKIGIGVNILPHSVYFPNATVASLGMGYRLHSDFSVGGNFNISKSDTGSVGSSFSVGIFYRPSPRFQFQKQQQSWFWQFLHSSQIKDRVSFGLVFYNIPLAGKEKNHELRLGAAVRPFSYNYYFHLAWHIRNGGSNFFLGASTQLLKNVDLLVGMKDFNAKETTVGLSVRLFGTRLDFSYNDKNRMMNVSLGVIFGADEKTQAQQYRLLGTKLVKENDLFEGLKAYQKALVYDPVDETINLVVSVLQEKVNRQKKTIDSLFAIGQKFEEKGWYATAFQAYRQALNINPRHKKTLHHLKSLAPRLSNYLEDIFSKGVSLYEKNNINQAETMFSKILAVNANHAGAAKYMAKIDSIKTYTFSEYYYRGLGYYNQKRYKRAIEEFTRALALNPADKEAQRYKKSAQDRLQENKQRISKLLRDAKKFERQNLFVKANNRYRRILELDENNSYAREKVSYLHRYISAVVESKYQKARQLFNKGNWQGAIDAFTEILSIDPSHRGARNHLRRARNELNSALGKRYQQAKQYFNQKNYEKALEECNYILSVDANHAAAQTLQSQAYASISRQNLHEKGKQAFTKGDFLTARKIYREILAKEPNDKVAADYLKKCETKLKDRVEQLFNEGMVSYSEGDYHSAIQVWNKILAIDPNHKSTKEYIKKATERLDALNRIKEKD, from the coding sequence ATGAAACGCATTTTCACGATACAACTACTGTTATGCTGGGCGCTTTTCCAATCTCAACTATTTTCGCAGACAAATTTTTCCGAATTTGTCCCCGGCGCGGCGTCAAAAGCTCTCGGCGGATCCGCCATCGCTTTTCCCGGAGATGCGTCGGTGGTGATGTGGAATCCTGCGGCTCTGACGATGATGCTGAGCGATCAGGTTCTTTTGAACGTTAACGATCGTTCGCAAATCGATTTTTTGGGATTTACGCGCTTTTTCCCGCCAAAAATCGGAATTGGCGTGAATATTTTGCCACACTCGGTCTATTTCCCAAACGCCACAGTGGCGTCGCTGGGTATGGGTTACCGTTTGCATTCGGATTTTTCAGTGGGCGGTAATTTTAATATTTCCAAAAGCGACACCGGTTCGGTTGGCTCAAGTTTTAGTGTGGGAATATTTTATCGTCCATCTCCCCGGTTTCAGTTTCAAAAACAGCAGCAATCATGGTTCTGGCAATTCTTGCATTCGTCCCAAATAAAAGACCGTGTGAGTTTTGGCCTCGTATTTTACAATATTCCTCTTGCCGGCAAAGAAAAAAATCACGAATTGCGCCTGGGGGCAGCAGTCAGACCCTTTAGCTACAATTATTATTTTCATCTCGCGTGGCACATCAGAAATGGCGGGTCAAATTTTTTCCTCGGTGCATCGACTCAATTGCTCAAAAATGTCGACTTGCTGGTTGGCATGAAAGATTTCAACGCCAAAGAAACGACTGTCGGGCTGAGCGTTCGCTTGTTCGGGACTCGTTTGGATTTTAGTTATAACGACAAAAACCGGATGATGAATGTGTCCCTGGGAGTGATTTTTGGCGCGGATGAAAAAACGCAGGCGCAGCAATATCGGCTGCTGGGGACAAAATTAGTGAAAGAGAACGATCTGTTTGAAGGTCTGAAAGCCTATCAAAAAGCGTTGGTGTACGACCCAGTGGATGAAACAATCAATCTTGTTGTCTCGGTTTTGCAGGAAAAAGTGAATCGCCAGAAGAAAACCATTGATTCGCTTTTTGCCATCGGACAAAAATTTGAAGAAAAGGGCTGGTACGCGACCGCATTTCAAGCCTACCGGCAGGCGCTGAACATCAATCCCCGACACAAAAAGACGCTGCACCACTTAAAATCATTGGCGCCCAGATTATCCAATTACCTGGAAGATATTTTTTCCAAAGGCGTTTCTTTGTATGAAAAGAATAACATCAATCAAGCCGAAACGATGTTCTCCAAAATATTAGCAGTCAACGCCAACCATGCCGGCGCGGCGAAATACATGGCAAAGATTGACAGCATTAAAACTTACACTTTCAGCGAGTATTATTATCGCGGATTAGGCTATTACAATCAAAAACGCTACAAACGGGCAATAGAAGAGTTTACCAGGGCTTTGGCGCTGAACCCCGCCGACAAAGAGGCGCAACGATACAAAAAATCGGCGCAGGACCGCTTGCAGGAGAACAAACAACGCATTAGCAAATTGCTTCGGGATGCAAAAAAATTTGAGCGACAAAATTTATTTGTCAAAGCCAATAATCGTTATCGCCGAATTTTGGAATTAGACGAGAATAATAGTTACGCTCGCGAAAAGGTGTCGTATCTTCACCGCTATATTTCCGCGGTAGTTGAGAGCAAATATCAGAAGGCGCGGCAGTTGTTCAATAAGGGGAACTGGCAGGGAGCGATTGACGCCTTCACGGAAATTCTGTCCATCGATCCGTCACATCGCGGCGCGAGAAATCATCTGCGACGCGCGCGTAACGAATTAAACTCTGCATTGGGTAAGCGCTATCAGCAGGCGAAACAATATTTTAATCAAAAAAATTACGAGAAAGCGCTCGAAGAATGCAATTACATTCTGTCAGTCGACGCGAATCATGCAGCGGCGCAAACCTTGCAGTCTCAGGCATACGCCAGCATTAGCCGACAAAATTTGCACGAAAAGGGTAAGCAGGCTTTTACCAAAGGTGATTTCTTGACAGCGCGAAAAATTTACCGGGAAATTTTAGCCAAAGAACCCAATGACAAAGTCGCTGCCGATTATCTGAAAAAATGTGAAACAAAATTGAAAGATCGCGTCGAGCAATTGTTCAACGAAGGCATGGTGAGCTATTCCGAAGGAGATTACCATTCCGCGATTCAGGTGTGGAACAAAATTTTAGCCATCGACCCCAATCACAAAAGCACGAAAGAGTACATCAAAAAAGCGACGGAGCGGCTGGATGCGTTGAATCGAATTAAAGAAAAAGATTAG